The sequence ttaaaaaaatatataaaagactaagtaaaatagtataaaatgtttttattatttctatccTCGAGCTGAAATCTAAACAGACAAGTGACCATCTCTCCAAGTCTTTCCTAATGTCTTGATATATTCTTGTGTAGTTTACCTTATACcgtttatttattccttttgtAACATTAACCCCTAAATATTTGATCTTGAGCTTGCATGTACATTTATTATCTTTTATTACCTGCAGTTTTACAACTACCCAACAACCAACAGAGCTACTCAGATGATGGATTGTCAGGGCTATTaacacttgatttttttttccacagaaacCTATAATCGAGTGCATTAAACAGAATACAGAATGCAGTCCCTCACCCAGGCACTGAGCGACTCAACCCCTGAGAGCACAGTAGCCACAGAGTGTCCTACGGACCCTGAAgaatcaaatgaacaaaaacctCAAAAGATGGCTGGATCTGAAGCTCTTGCTCAGGACAACACAGTGATCACAGCTGAAGGCAGTGAGACACGCGTGGAAGCAGAAGAAACGGCAGAGAAACCAGCTGATATTCTGAGCCCTGAAAACAGTCAAAAAAACGACACGGACATTACTGCAAAGTCTGACACCCCAACCAAACCGTCATCAGACACTAAATCTAAACCAGGGAGTGACTCGGGGAAAGACAAAAAGGTTGCCCGGAAATATATTATGTCCAAGAAGGCAATGATAGATCCTCTTAAAATGGATATGTCCAAGCCAGTGGTCATGCCACTTACATGTAAGTATCAGCTCAGTTATCACATCTATAAATGTtttgattttctattttattcttcAGTACCTACAACTGCATTCAGAATCATACAGAGCACATGGCCCGGGAACTAAATccatttggagcatccaattctgcccgcaggagaaagttaaaatgacGGAGAAAACCTAGTCACAGTTTCcccagtgcttatattgcatggttgaagtcatttttaatgtgaaactgttgaaaaaactcttgACAAAATCCctcaattttccttaaattattacataatatttcccttaattgaatagaaattggtcacagaCTCTCAGAtgtttaaagtgaagatcctggtGGGACTGAtgtttatcacttattgcttggaatattgtcggtttcttacatatttagtattttatgtatacattgAAGCGCAAACAAGGGCACAATATATTCAAAATTACTCATTTTGCCGCATAAAATCAGTGGCCCAATTGAGATCAAATAttgccacatttggcccctgaactataatgagtttgacaaccctGATATAGAGAATTTAAATTTAGTATAGTGATAGGATGCaactgtgagttttatggattttGAGGGACAAAGAACATAGGGTTCAACTAACCAACTTTCTGTAGAATTAATCTCTCCAGGCCTTCAGATTAGCTCATCAGTGGACACTAACAGAGAAGTTTGTGGAATGGGTTTCTATGGCCAAGCATCAGCTGCCATGCAATACATTACCAAGTGCAAGGGTTGAGTTAGTTTCAATAGAATATACAGCAGTAAGTAAGTTTACAATGAATCTGCTTGTTGAAAATTCAACACACACAGGTCtcatgaaaaccaaaaaaaataatatatgacaAATTGTATTTAGTTTTAAGTCTATGAATCAACTTGATAATAATATTTTGCTCTAAACATTGTAGAGTTAGGGGAGTACCTCTTGATATTCAACATTGCTCCACACTAGTTCACAAAGCAAGGTCTATAAGACATGGATGAGCACGTTTAGTACGAACTTGATTTCCCTGACCTTAATCATACAGAAAACCTTAGTGATGAATTAGAGCCTTTAAGTTAGGCCTTCTTTGACAACATCCATGTTTGACATCACAATTGTGCTTTTCGATCAATGTTCAAAAGTTCagataaaaaacaacttttagaAAGTATTCCCCATAGAGATGAAGCTGTTAAAACACCAAAACCCCATGTCACATTACCCAATGGTATAAGTCTGAGATGTCTCTCAAGTTCAAATGTGTGCAAAGGCAAACAATTGAATACCTATGGTTATATTGATTATGAAAGCCAACCACATATCTTCACCAGAATGGAGTATTTTCCACACTtttcttatgctgcgttcactccgaatgcgtcttctgtgacaccggacgcatctgccgcacgaaaAGTTACGCAGGttttgcaggatcaaaaaatgtccccattagCTTAATTGAAgcaaagcaccgcccaccagcgacacatccaactcagtgagtttcattGCCTGCTGAAGCGTGGAGctgcactcctttttctcctctcttaaccataaaccaccagtgaaaatagCCTGTGTGATTAGTGACTaatgctagctcagtgccgactttcaaagatgaaaactacagagaacttttacctgttactaccacctcctcgctgattcttcTCCACGCCAAAACCTTCCTGGTacagtcccggttataaagtcatcgtcaacaaagactctgattgtcTTTCGTCAtgtgaaacagtcgcaggagttcaatattttcaactcttgcgaatgtgcgaatatgacaaaaaattggGAGTGCTCTCGCACTGCCAACGCTCTTGATCTTGATCGAACTGCACCGATCCACAGGAAAGatttttgcatctgggacgcatttatccattgactttgactttgtatgtaatctggtcgcacGAACATTTCGtgatgcatccggtgtgaacgcagcattagacttTTCAGTTTGAGAAACCCTCAATTTAAAGTGTTTCTCATCGTTACAGTTTAACAGTTACTTGTATTTCAATTGTGAAAAAGTGGCTTAGTTGCTTTAGTTTGTACTGTTAATAGTTTAAATATGACATGAATATATCCATTCATTGTCTTAATCTGCAATCCAAGTTTGGTAAaaggtttttttaatgtaggcAATAATTAATACAGTTTACTTTGACATTTATCATTACCATGTTTTATGTTATAAAAAATAACCTATTGTCTGCTAAAGCATTGTAGAAATGAAAAGACTACACAAAGCAATATAATAGTAAACTGACTGTTGGTAGATTATATTAGATATTCTCTAccatttttactgtttaaaagtTTGCAAAAACACCTATATTTCCATTCATCATACTAAAAATGAGTTGATGCGCTAATGCTAATCCTAACCTTGCTTTGTTTCCTTCCAGCGGATGAGCTCTCATTGCATTGCCTTTCATGCCATATAATCTTCCAAGATGACAAAAGCAAAGTGCGTCATTTGAAGCTAAACCACCCGAtggaatatgaaaataaaatgctgaGTAATTCTCTATTCACTTGTTACGTTTGTGAGCGCCCGTTCGCAAACTCTTTGGAGCTAAGGGCCCATCAGAAATCTCACACAGAAGAAACACCATTCAAATGCCCAATCTGCGATCGAGCTTTCAAGATGATAACCGAACTCACTGCACATAAAAAGGCTCATCATGTCCAGGGTTCATACACCTGCACACACTGTGGAAAAAACTGTAAGACGCTGACATTGCTAAAATATCACAACTTCACACATACCGGCGAAAAACCCTATGAATGCAAGAAGTGTGGGAAGAAGTTCAACTGGCTCAGAGCTTATCAAAATCATATGGATTCACACTTGTCAGGACAAACTGAACAAGATGGAAACACCAGGAAAgcacaattgaaaaaaaaagatggtgagtagaaatgttttttcacccaaatatatcatttcaaaatatattgatgaaGAAAATTCATGTAGGTTGTCAGAAATCTGTACACATTGTATCACTTTGTTAATAACGCAAgatgttctttttttccttatGCAATTGTCCATTATTTCTAGGTTCCTCCACAGTAAGGTACCCCTGCTCAATATGCAAGGCGTCTTTGAAGACACCGAAGTCAAGGCAACGCCACATGAAATCTAAGCACAATATGTTGCCTGGTGAAGCTAACATTGCCAACCCAGCTGGAAAGCAAGTGAGACAAAGTATACCAATTATATCCCCAATTTCATTTTCCCAACCAGCACTACTACAGGTGGAGCCCAATGGACCTTTGCAAAAAGTTGATGCCAATATTGACACAGAGCAGATTCGAAGACTTATTGAATCTATGGAAAATGTCAAGAAAGTGAACCAAGTTGTTATACTGGGTCAAGTGCCACCTAATGCCCCACCACTGGAAGTGCAGCAATCCTCTCAATTCACAGGGTCAcccaatttaaatataaatccacCCAAAACAGGTATTATAGAATTGAAACAGACAGATATTAACACACTTGgatatgacatttcaaacaacaTTTGTGATCCAATGGAGCAAACCATCATACTAGAACCAATTACACCAGATGGTCAGCTAATAAATCGCCCTTGCTCTGAATTAGCTTCTAACCTATCAGGTGAACCAATGGAGTTAACACTTGTTCAAGCTGATCAAACAGAAAGGCCTGCTGAAGAGGTAATGCAGCAGATTGAGCAACAACCTCAGATGGATGCAATCAGTTCTGCTACTCTTGATCAAATGGCATCTCAGAATGAAGGAGGAGATCTGAACACAAACCTTGAACAAACGGTTATACTAGAACTTACCCCTGTTTTATCACCAATCACAGGGATGGAACAATTTGAAACAGTTCCTCAAAATAACATTTCCTTAACCTCTGAAGTAAAAGGGACTGCATCAGACATTCCTAATCAAACTGAAAAAGAAGACCACGGAATCAATCCAATGGTTCCATCATGCATGTCTACTTTTGAGCTGCAACTAACATCCTTGCACACAGAGCAGCAGGATCTTTCATCTTCCTCTTTTCTTCAACAAGATGTTACACAGGATACACAATTCCCTACTGAATTAGACTCAAATGCCAAAGAGAATACTAATtcccaaaagacacaaaacaagacTGAATGTGAATCTAAGATCACGGCATTAGATAATGAGAAAAGTGTTTCAAAAAATCAGGAACTATCAGCAAAGAAAAAGGCTTTATCCCAAAAAAAAGCCAAGCAGGTGATATGTCCACCAGAGTTGCCAATTAATGTAATGTCAGCTCAAGAACTTGTGAAAGTGCGAAAAAGGAAACCTGCCAGAACTTTTATATTTCAAGGGTACATGCAAGACTTACTGGGCTCTATTTACAAAGAGGACTTAAAGCTAAATTCCAAACCTGCTAAGCAACGAAAACTAAAGAATCTCATCTTGTTACATTTGGTCCCCaaaacaaaggaacaaaaaaaagaaaaaaaaaaagctctctcAAACGAGTGAGCCCGTGCAAGACAGTGTATCAAAACCGAAAACGCCAAAATCTGAAAAGAAAATATCACCACAAAAGAAGGGGAGAAAAGGAAACAAGAATGCAACAGCAGAGAATGTTTCACCTACGGAGAAAGTAAATCCCACTTCATTGGCCCAGGTTTCGTCACCCCAAAAGATGAAAGATGAttcaaacaaaagcaaaaaaaaaaaagaaagaaagaaatggcGAAaggtacaaaacaacaaaaacctacgCAAATACAAAAACCAAAACCAGCAAAGCTGCctatgtttaaaaagaaaaaacaaacaaaaaaagtacaaaaggaACAGGCCAAGAGTCAAAAGGGTGAGAAGACCAAAGCAGACTTAGTAGAGGAAGAAAGAGGGGAACGAGTAGACATTTTGAATTCACACTTAACACAAGACTGTCTACTTCTACTGAAAGGTCATAAACAGCCCCAGCTGAAAGTTTACAAGTTAGACCCTTCAAAAGCATCTGGTCAGGCACCCGATCCTATGACTCATGAGCTCCAAACAAATACTCAAAGTGATGGCAAACAGCAAAATCATCCAATAGGTGAGTCCCTGGCCCTGGGTAAGAAAAAAGGAGGGAGAACCAAGACGAACCATAAAGCTCTTTCATTGCTCTCCTCACTAAAGAATTCCTGTAAAACACCAGAGACCCCAACAACCAAGCCAAAGACCACCAGGAAACGTAAATCCTCCTCAAAATTAGAGATCGAAGGTATAATAACCTCTTCCAAGCGTTCTTTAGATTGTAAAGAATGTGGTGAGATGTTCAGTGATGTCTCATCCCTTCAgaaacacaagacaactacacaTGTTGTTGAGAGTCCCAGTTTGacttatacaaatggaaacatctTTGAAGGTGTCTCAAACGTGAATCTTTACCAGCTTCCCAAAAGTCCAAGGCAGTGTGTTGGGGTGATGAGCACTGCTACAGACTGGgatactgagcctgaaattgCAATGGAAGACAGGGAGCAAAACTTATCTTTTCCTGCTTTAATTCCATCCCCATCTTTAACCATTCCTCCTGCAATTCTGCAAAGTAATTGTTTTGATGATACAGGTGGGCCTGCGACTGATACAAATCAACAATCTCATACCTCTCCAGAGTTGGATTTATCAActgttaaaacacaaaacactctTTTAAATTCCCCACCCCAATTGTCTTTGAATTCTTCTAGTAAGACTTCTGAATCGGTGAAAACAAAAGAGCTTGTGTCTCCTGTGGATGAAAAGCTTGAACAAAGGTCTGCGATCAAACTCACCTCTGTATCTGAAGTTGTGGCTGCCATAGATGATGACCTCAAAGAGGAATTacttcttgatgttaatttagtCACCGTTGGTGAGAAAACTGAGGATGAGGATTCAACATGTGATGGAGTTAGTATTccccaaaacaaatcaaatgaatTTGAGTGTGATTCAAGAGAGCAAGGACCAGCTAAAGATCAACCTGTGCAAAGTCTTGCTTCGCAAACTGTGTCATGTTCAATTAATAGAGTGGAagtcaaagaagaagaagaagaattgttGGTCCAGAGGAAAAAGGTCAGAGGAAAGAGAGCAGTTAAAGACAAGGAACCTGGAGGCatgagaagaggaaaaaaatcccTAAGAAAGGATGTCGCAACTAAACAAGCATTGATTGGCAATTCTGACAAAGAGATGAACTCAGAGAAGAAACATGGTGAATGTCGGGTCGTTTTTGAAAAACATCCTGCCATCTTGGGGTCTGACCAGGAAACTGATGCTAATAACACTACTGCTACATTACTGCCTTCTACTTCCTCTGCATGTGATTGCTCTCATGACGAGGAACAGGTTGTGTTTGAGCTCAAATCAGTGACCACAAGTGTTCATGAGGTTATGAACAAATCGGGACTGCCGGGAGGAGAAGAACATAACAGAGCAAGTGATCAGTCTCCCCTCATCACACTGGAGAAGTTTCTTGCTTCAAGACAGAGAGTTAGTGCAGAGACTGAGCCAGAAATAATGACAAAGGGCCATCATAAGCAGGTAAGATTGAAATTTTCTCAGCAATTACTTTACACCAATTGTAAATCCAACATTGCTACATTTGTTTTTCCTTCAGCGTTTGGTTTCCATGGATGAAGATGGAGGCCTTGCTCTGCAAAACACACAAGTCACAAGTGTATCAACACAACATCATCAAGATATAAGGACTGTGTTGGTGAAAGAGGAAACTAGCATCATTCCAGAGGATGTACAGAACACAAATGGcagcaaacacataaaatggaATGTGGAGCCAATCAGCAATGAAGACACAGATATTCCAGGTAGGTTTTATTAGTTACTGAAGCTTCAATTTTTAGTAAATATGTGGCAAGAAGTGAAACAAGGCTCTTCTGActtttttattggttttgaaAAGCCAATACctatcaaaaatatttcaatagaGTTTCTACACATTGAATATTAGGGGAGAGAAGATTTACGGCGTTCACGCGATGAAACGATATCCGATATGGGGCTCACAATAAAGATATGAGACAACATTTTTgggacaaaaacatgtttttatatgACTGAAATTCAGGGCATAGATTCTGAGGGGCAAATTCTGAGATataccttttcaactcaagtgaatattattccaaaataaacaacataaataagaccagtttttttctatttaaagtgcaaaaaatgcCACTGCAAATAATAATGGCTTTgatttatagagcgcttttttcgaggagactcaaagcgtgtACAGAAACCGTTATGActgtggtaagctacaatgtagccgcTGCCCTGTAGGTGTGAAGTTGCCATTTCACACCTACGGCCattctgaccaccaccaacattcatgcacaattcatacccattcatagaaggcaatgtgggtaaagtgccttgcccaaggacacaacaacaatgacttgagattcaaacccccaacccttccgATAGTTCATGGCAGTCTACAGCTAGAACCAAATGATGACATTCTTCTAAAATATATTCCTCACTGCATAGCAAGTTATCGCGATATCTTGTCACATATAGCGTCCCACCCTTATTGAACTTGAATCTGTTATTTAAGTAAACGCAATGGTACCTAAACTGACTACGGAAatattttcaaagttttttttctttataagcAGAGTTATTTTCCCTTTTGATTGCTCCTCTAACTTTTGAAGCCTGTGTTCACCGAGCATTCATTTGGATCTGTGTTTTCAGGAATGGagagtccagaaatcacaagaGAGTCTCGCATCACTCCAGAATTCAGCTCCAGCCAGTGCATCTTTTATCCTGTGAAGGTAGAGGAAAGAGAGATGCAGGTGGAAGTCACCCATGCACACAAAGGTAGGGTGAATCCAGAGGCATCCCCAGACCCAAATCAAGTGGAGCATCATAATGCACTTTGTCATACACGTGAGTAACTGCAATGCAATGTAGCAGTTTAAACGTAACAAAGAACTAGAGGCACATCTTAGTGTTTTCTTTGTTAAAACAGATGAAGGAAGCCCTCCTGCATTAGAATACCAGGATTCAAGGGTTCAAGGTCTGTTGTCTGATCCAACAGACAGTGACTATACTAACAACCAAGGtttgtttacatatgtttacTGAATTTCCAACCTTTTTAGGTTAAACTTTTTACTAAAAGTGGATTATAATGCTAACAATAACTGATATGTTTGTTGACCGATCACACTCAGATTTTGAGCCTTCACCAAACCTTCGGGAGTTTCTGCTCCAGAGTTCTGATGAAGAGGATGGTGGGGGTTTAGAACTTTATGATCCTCAGATAAACTCTGAAGCGGAAATAATGGCCTATTTTAACCAGAACCAAACTAACAGTTCCAACCTGCCTGATCAAACCTCTTCAAAGTACAGTAAAGCTTTCTTTTATCCAACTTATTACaaagtttatgtatttttactaGTGCTCTCAAATGTACCTGATAGTCAGTGCTAATTTAAACATTGAGTATTTTCAGCAAATATATATGCTAATGTTTACCTACTTTCTGCTTCAGGAAGCCCATTGATTACTTCTGCAAATACTTTGGTTGGGACACCTGGGTGGAAATTGCCGAATACACAGACAGAGCGTCCAGGATTTCCAATCCTGTCACACCCAATGAGGTGGCTCATTTTGTTGGAATTCACATTGCAATGGGAACTTTGAAGGTTTGTATTCCAGTTTAAATCCACAGTTATATGTTGATgcaattaatatttattttgtcctttttaaaatatttttagtttcctTGCTCAAAGCTGTACTGGGAGGACTTGACTAAGGTACCGCTGATTGCTGAAGCCATGGCACTGCCTCGTTTCCTAGAGTTGTCTCACAAATTAAAGCTAAATTCTCCTGCAAGTGTCTCTGCCCCAAGAAACGCAGCTAATTGCCCAAATGCAGTCCAAGGCAAAGCTTCCCCTAGTAGATATTGCAAGAAGCTCTTGGGTGACCAAACCAATGAAACGGCTGCACTGCAGTCACAGACCGATCCCCTGTGGAAGATTCAACCATTATTGCTGCGTTTCAAAGCCGGATGCCAGTCACTTAGGCAAGAGGATCACTATGCAATAGACCACTACCCTCTTCATTTGACTGGAAGGATGCACAGTAATCAAATATCTCTCTACTGCACAAGCTTAATTGGATTTAGTGGTTCACTCTCACGTGTGGAATTAACACTGAATTTTGCAGACAAAGAAAATGCCgtaaaaaaaatggtttccaAAGGCACCATGGTGTTCCTGTGCAAACAAGAGCTCTCCACCCCTGCAATGCTGGAGCACCTTTTAGCTGCTGGGGTTAATGGGGCTGGCATGGTGGGTGGATCACGAGGACAAGTCGGAGATGAGTTTGTCAGCTCAGATGGAAGGCTCATGTTACGCCGATCCCACCGTGGCTTCATTCTTTCCACTGCAGGTAGCAGTTTAAAGAGCATGACCTCACTCATTGACAACTTCGAGAAGGCCCAAATGTTGGCTCGTCTCAACAAAGGTCTGCAAAATCTCTACACCACTCCCTTCACTGCCTCCACACCAACTTGCTGGCCACAAGCAGTGCTTTGGTACCTCACAGACCTGGCTTTGGTGAACTCCTGGCTTCAATATCGACAAGAGATTGGGACAAAGTCTGTACCTTTGACTCTCATGGCTTTCAGACTGGAGGTGTCTAAGGCTTTGATCTTTAGTGGCTCTGACACACAGGACTCAGTTCCCCCACATTCCCCTACAGAGCCGGTTCACGCAAGAAATGAGACGTCCAACCCAGTCATGACGGAGGGCAGTCCTCTGCCAGATGCAGCTACACGATACGACGGTTCCGACCACTGGCCAGAGCAGCTTGGAGAGGGAGAAGGGGGCAGGTGTCGATTTGGGGATTGTCAGAGAATGTCTCGAGTGCTTTGTCTCAAGTGCTGTGTCTTTCTTTGTATCTCACGCAACCATAACTGCTTCCTAAATTTCCATAGCCAAAGGAGTTTGGAAAAAAAGTAGTCTTTTCTTTATTGCGTTTAACTAGAATGTAGCTGATTTTAGTGCTTGtaaacccatccatccattttctgacctgctttttcctattttcagggtcgcgggggcgTGTAAACCCAGTTTATTGGAATATTCCGAATTTTAATGATGCCTTTGTTACCCCATGTAAGAACATTGTATACATTTCCAGAGCCATCTCAAGAAGTAAAGCATTAAGGCAAAAGTCGTGCTTATCTCtgtacattttgtgaaatagtaataatttttttcttttaaatttttaatatcATGATGAACTTTTTTGTtctataattttaaaatatttggagttttaaata is a genomic window of Gouania willdenowi chromosome 16, fGouWil2.1, whole genome shotgun sequence containing:
- the znf576.1 gene encoding zinc finger protein 576, tandem duplicate 1, translated to MAKGTKQQKPTQIQKPKPAKLPMFKKKKQTKKVQKEQAKSQKGEKTKADLVEEERGERVDILNSHLTQDCLLLLKGHKQPQLKVYKLDPSKASGQAPDPMTHELQTNTQSDGKQQNHPIGESLALGKKKGGRTKTNHKALSLLSSLKNSCKTPETPTTKPKTTRKRKSSSKLEIEGIITSSKRSLDCKECGEMFSDVSSLQKHKTTTHVVESPSLTYTNGNIFEGVSNVNLYQLPKSPRQCVGVMSTATDWDTEPEIAMEDREQNLSFPALIPSPSLTIPPAILQSNCFDDTGGPATDTNQQSHTSPELDLSTVKTQNTLLNSPPQLSLNSSSKTSESVKTKELVSPVDEKLEQRSAIKLTSVSEVVAAIDDDLKEELLLDVNLVTVGEKTEDEDSTCDGVSIPQNKSNEFECDSREQGPAKDQPVQSLASQTVSCSINRVEVKEEEEELLVQRKKVRGKRAVKDKEPGGMRRGKKSLRKDVATKQALIGNSDKEMNSEKKHGECRVVFEKHPAILGSDQETDANNTTATLLPSTSSACDCSHDEEQVVFELKSVTTSVHEVMNKSGLPGGEEHNRASDQSPLITLEKFLASRQRVSAETEPEIMTKGHHKQRLVSMDEDGGLALQNTQVTSVSTQHHQDIRTVLVKEETSIIPEDVQNTNGSKHIKWNVEPISNEDTDIPGMESPEITRESRITPEFSSSQCIFYPVKVEEREMQVEVTHAHKGRVNPEASPDPNQVEHHNALCHTHEGSPPALEYQDSRVQGLLSDPTDSDYTNNQDFEPSPNLREFLLQSSDEEDGGGLELYDPQINSEAEIMAYFNQNQTNSSNLPDQTSSKKPIDYFCKYFGWDTWVEIAEYTDRASRISNPVTPNEVAHFVGIHIAMGTLKFPCSKLYWEDLTKVPLIAEAMALPRFLELSHKLKLNSPASVSAPRNAANCPNAVQGKASPSRYCKKLLGDQTNETAALQSQTDPLWKIQPLLLRFKAGCQSLRQEDHYAIDHYPLHLTGRMHSNQISLYCTSLIGFSGSLSRVELTLNFADKENAVKKMVSKGTMVFLCKQELSTPAMLEHLLAAGVNGAGMVGGSRGQVGDEFVSSDGRLMLRRSHRGFILSTAGSSLKSMTSLIDNFEKAQMLARLNKGLQNLYTTPFTASTPTCWPQAVLWYLTDLALVNSWLQYRQEIGTKSVPLTLMAFRLEVSKALIFSGSDTQDSVPPHSPTEPVHARNETSNPVMTEGSPLPDAATRYDGSDHWPEQLGEGEGGRCRFGDCQRMSRVLCLKCCVFLCISRNHNCFLNFHSQRSLEKK